From a region of the Pogona vitticeps strain Pit_001003342236 chromosome 7, PviZW2.1, whole genome shotgun sequence genome:
- the VEZF1 gene encoding vascular endothelial zinc finger 1 isoform X6: MEANWTAFLFQAHEASHHQQQAAQNSLLPLLSSAVEPPDQKPILPLPITQKPQPPAETLKDAIVGIKKEKPKTSFVCTYCSKAFRDSYHLRRHESCHTGIKLVSRPKKAPATMVPLISTIAGDNSRTSLVSTIAGILSTVTTSSSATNPSSSAGATAMPVTQTVKKPSKPVKKNHACEMCGKAFRDVYHLNRHKLSHSDEKPFECPICNQRFKRKDRMTYHVRSHEGGITKPYTCGVCGKGFSRYHVENPRPDHLSCHVKHVHSTERPFKCQTCTAAFATKDRLRTHMVRHEGKVSCNICGKLLSAAYITSHLKTHGQSQSINCNTCKQGINKKFGFFKQENLHLPASCMNEESNNQKQQQQQQQQQQQQQQQQQQQPQQHVTNWPGKQVETLRLWEEAVKARKKESQQTLRPTSVKQAANLCQTSTSATTPVTLSTPFNITSSVASGTITNPVTVAAAMNMRSPVNVSSAVNISSPMSLGHPVTITSPLSMTSPLTLTTPVNLPTPVTAPVNIAHPVTITSPMNLPTPMTLAGPLNIAMRPVESMPFLPQALPTSPPW, encoded by the exons GCCCACGAAGCATCTCATCACCAACAGCAAGCAGCGCAGAACAGTTTGCTGCCTCTCCTAAGCTCAGCTGTCGAGCCCCCTGACCAGAAACCAATTTTACCCTTGCCAATAACACAGAAACCTCAGCCCCCTGCAGAAACACTAAAAGATGCCATTGTCGGGATTAAAAAGGAGAAACCGAAAACCTCCTTTGTGTGTACGTACTGCAGCAAGGCCTTTAGGGACAGCTATCATTTGAGGCGCCACGAATCCTGCCACACCGGGATAAAACTAGTGTCACGGCCAAAGAAAGCTCCCGCCACCATGGTACCCTTAATCTCCACCATTGCGGGTGACAACAGTCGGACATCGCTGGTTTCAACTATCGCCGGCATCCTGTCCACCGTCACTACGTCTTCCTCTGCTACCAATCCAAGCAGCAGCGCTGGTGCCACAGCCATGCCAGTGACGCAGACCGTGAAGAAGCCCAGCAAGCCTGTCAAAAAGAACCACGCCTGCGAGATGTGCGGGAAGGCCTTCCGCGATGTCTACCACCTCAACAGGCACAAGCTGTCCCACTCGGACGAGAAACCCTTCGAGTGCCCAATTTGCAACCAGCGTTTCAAAAGGAAAGACCGCATGACCTATCACGTGAGGTCTCATGAGGGTGGCATCACCAAACCCTACACCTGTGGTGTTTGTGGAAAAGGCTTTTCGAGGTACCATGTAGAAAATCCCAG ACCTGATCACTTAAGCTGTCATGTCAAACATGTCCACTCCACAGAGAGGCCCTTCAAATGCCAA ACCTGTACAGCTGCCTTTGCCACCAAAGACAGACTGCGGACACATATGGTGCGCCATGAAGGAAAAGTGTCATGCAATATCTGTGGTAAACTTCTGAGTGCAGCGTATATTACAAGTCACTTAAAGACTCATGGGCAGAGCCAAAGTATCAACTGTAATACCTGTAAACAAGGCATCAACAAAA AATTTGGATTTTTCAAGCAAGAAAATCTACACCTCCCTGCTT CATGCATGAATGAAGAAAGCAAcaatcagaagcagcagcagcagcaacaacaacagcagcagcagcagcaacagcagcagcagcaacaacctcAACAGCATGTAACAAACTGGCCTGGAAAGCAGGTAGAGACCCTGAGATTATGGGAAGAAGCTGTCAAAGCAAGGAAGAAAG AAAGTCAACAGACTCTGAGGCCAACTTCAGTCAAGCAAG cTGCTAACTTATGCCAGACCTCTACTTCAGCCACTACACCGGTGACTCTCTCTACTCCCTTCAATATCACCTCCTCAGTGGCATCCGGGACAATCACCAACCCAGTCACAGTGGCTGCTGCGATGAATATGAGAAGTCCCGTCAATGTCTCCAGCGCAGTTAACATCTCCAGTCCAATGAGCCTTGGCCATCCGGTCACTATCACCAGTCCGTTGTCTATGACCTCTCCATTAACGCTCACCACCCCTGTCAATTTACCAACTCCAGTAACCGCTCCAGTGAACATAGCACATCCAGTCACCATAACTTCTCCCATGAACCTCCCGACACCAATGACGTTAGCTGGCCCATTAAATATTGCAATGAGACCTGTGGAGAGCATGCCCTTCCTTCCCCAGGCCTTGCCAACCTCTCCCCCTTggtag
- the VEZF1 gene encoding vascular endothelial zinc finger 1 isoform X9 yields MEANWTAFLFQAHEASHHQQQAAQNSLLPLLSSAVEPPDQKPILPLPITQKPQPPAETLKDAIVGIKKEKPKTSFVCTYCSKAFRDSYHLRRHESCHTGIKLVSRPKKAPATMVPLISTIAGDNSRTSLVSTIAGILSTVTTSSSATNPSSSAGATAMPVTQTVKKPSKPVKKNHACEMCGKAFRDVYHLNRHKLSHSDEKPFECPICNQRFKRKDRMTYHVRSHEGGITKPYTCGVCGKGFSRPDHLSCHVKHVHSTERPFKCQTCTAAFATKDRLRTHMVRHEGKVSCNICGKLLSAAYITSHLKTHGQSQSINCNTCKQGINKKFGFFKQENLHLPASCMNEESNNQKQQQQQQQQQQQQQQQQQQQPQQHVTNWPGKQVETLRLWEEAVKARKKEAANLCQTSTSATTPVTLSTPFNITSSVASGTITNPVTVAAAMNMRSPVNVSSAVNISSPMSLGHPVTITSPLSMTSPLTLTTPVNLPTPVTAPVNIAHPVTITSPMNLPTPMTLAGPLNIAMRPVESMPFLPQALPTSPPW; encoded by the exons GCCCACGAAGCATCTCATCACCAACAGCAAGCAGCGCAGAACAGTTTGCTGCCTCTCCTAAGCTCAGCTGTCGAGCCCCCTGACCAGAAACCAATTTTACCCTTGCCAATAACACAGAAACCTCAGCCCCCTGCAGAAACACTAAAAGATGCCATTGTCGGGATTAAAAAGGAGAAACCGAAAACCTCCTTTGTGTGTACGTACTGCAGCAAGGCCTTTAGGGACAGCTATCATTTGAGGCGCCACGAATCCTGCCACACCGGGATAAAACTAGTGTCACGGCCAAAGAAAGCTCCCGCCACCATGGTACCCTTAATCTCCACCATTGCGGGTGACAACAGTCGGACATCGCTGGTTTCAACTATCGCCGGCATCCTGTCCACCGTCACTACGTCTTCCTCTGCTACCAATCCAAGCAGCAGCGCTGGTGCCACAGCCATGCCAGTGACGCAGACCGTGAAGAAGCCCAGCAAGCCTGTCAAAAAGAACCACGCCTGCGAGATGTGCGGGAAGGCCTTCCGCGATGTCTACCACCTCAACAGGCACAAGCTGTCCCACTCGGACGAGAAACCCTTCGAGTGCCCAATTTGCAACCAGCGTTTCAAAAGGAAAGACCGCATGACCTATCACGTGAGGTCTCATGAGGGTGGCATCACCAAACCCTACACCTGTGGTGTTTGTGGAAAAGGCTTTTCGAG ACCTGATCACTTAAGCTGTCATGTCAAACATGTCCACTCCACAGAGAGGCCCTTCAAATGCCAA ACCTGTACAGCTGCCTTTGCCACCAAAGACAGACTGCGGACACATATGGTGCGCCATGAAGGAAAAGTGTCATGCAATATCTGTGGTAAACTTCTGAGTGCAGCGTATATTACAAGTCACTTAAAGACTCATGGGCAGAGCCAAAGTATCAACTGTAATACCTGTAAACAAGGCATCAACAAAA AATTTGGATTTTTCAAGCAAGAAAATCTACACCTCCCTGCTT CATGCATGAATGAAGAAAGCAAcaatcagaagcagcagcagcagcaacaacaacagcagcagcagcagcaacagcagcagcagcaacaacctcAACAGCATGTAACAAACTGGCCTGGAAAGCAGGTAGAGACCCTGAGATTATGGGAAGAAGCTGTCAAAGCAAGGAAGAAAG aagcTGCTAACTTATGCCAGACCTCTACTTCAGCCACTACACCGGTGACTCTCTCTACTCCCTTCAATATCACCTCCTCAGTGGCATCCGGGACAATCACCAACCCAGTCACAGTGGCTGCTGCGATGAATATGAGAAGTCCCGTCAATGTCTCCAGCGCAGTTAACATCTCCAGTCCAATGAGCCTTGGCCATCCGGTCACTATCACCAGTCCGTTGTCTATGACCTCTCCATTAACGCTCACCACCCCTGTCAATTTACCAACTCCAGTAACCGCTCCAGTGAACATAGCACATCCAGTCACCATAACTTCTCCCATGAACCTCCCGACACCAATGACGTTAGCTGGCCCATTAAATATTGCAATGAGACCTGTGGAGAGCATGCCCTTCCTTCCCCAGGCCTTGCCAACCTCTCCCCCTTggtag
- the VEZF1 gene encoding vascular endothelial zinc finger 1 isoform X8, which yields MEANWTAFLFQAHEASHHQQQAAQNSLLPLLSSAVEPPDQKPILPLPITQKPQPPAETLKDAIVGIKKEKPKTSFVCTYCSKAFRDSYHLRRHESCHTGIKLVSRPKKAPATMVPLISTIAGDNSRTSLVSTIAGILSTVTTSSSATNPSSSAGATAMPVTQTVKKPSKPVKKNHACEMCGKAFRDVYHLNRHKLSHSDEKPFECPICNQRFKRKDRMTYHVRSHEGGITKPYTCGVCGKGFSRYHVENPRPDHLSCHVKHVHSTERPFKCQTCTAAFATKDRLRTHMVRHEGKVSCNICGKLLSAAYITSHLKTHGQSQSINCNTCKQGINKKFGFFKQENLHLPASCMNEESNNQKQQQQQQQQQQQQQQQQQQQPQQHVTNWPGKQVETLRLWEEAVKARKKEAANLCQTSTSATTPVTLSTPFNITSSVASGTITNPVTVAAAMNMRSPVNVSSAVNISSPMSLGHPVTITSPLSMTSPLTLTTPVNLPTPVTAPVNIAHPVTITSPMNLPTPMTLAGPLNIAMRPVESMPFLPQALPTSPPW from the exons GCCCACGAAGCATCTCATCACCAACAGCAAGCAGCGCAGAACAGTTTGCTGCCTCTCCTAAGCTCAGCTGTCGAGCCCCCTGACCAGAAACCAATTTTACCCTTGCCAATAACACAGAAACCTCAGCCCCCTGCAGAAACACTAAAAGATGCCATTGTCGGGATTAAAAAGGAGAAACCGAAAACCTCCTTTGTGTGTACGTACTGCAGCAAGGCCTTTAGGGACAGCTATCATTTGAGGCGCCACGAATCCTGCCACACCGGGATAAAACTAGTGTCACGGCCAAAGAAAGCTCCCGCCACCATGGTACCCTTAATCTCCACCATTGCGGGTGACAACAGTCGGACATCGCTGGTTTCAACTATCGCCGGCATCCTGTCCACCGTCACTACGTCTTCCTCTGCTACCAATCCAAGCAGCAGCGCTGGTGCCACAGCCATGCCAGTGACGCAGACCGTGAAGAAGCCCAGCAAGCCTGTCAAAAAGAACCACGCCTGCGAGATGTGCGGGAAGGCCTTCCGCGATGTCTACCACCTCAACAGGCACAAGCTGTCCCACTCGGACGAGAAACCCTTCGAGTGCCCAATTTGCAACCAGCGTTTCAAAAGGAAAGACCGCATGACCTATCACGTGAGGTCTCATGAGGGTGGCATCACCAAACCCTACACCTGTGGTGTTTGTGGAAAAGGCTTTTCGAGGTACCATGTAGAAAATCCCAG ACCTGATCACTTAAGCTGTCATGTCAAACATGTCCACTCCACAGAGAGGCCCTTCAAATGCCAA ACCTGTACAGCTGCCTTTGCCACCAAAGACAGACTGCGGACACATATGGTGCGCCATGAAGGAAAAGTGTCATGCAATATCTGTGGTAAACTTCTGAGTGCAGCGTATATTACAAGTCACTTAAAGACTCATGGGCAGAGCCAAAGTATCAACTGTAATACCTGTAAACAAGGCATCAACAAAA AATTTGGATTTTTCAAGCAAGAAAATCTACACCTCCCTGCTT CATGCATGAATGAAGAAAGCAAcaatcagaagcagcagcagcagcaacaacaacagcagcagcagcagcaacagcagcagcagcaacaacctcAACAGCATGTAACAAACTGGCCTGGAAAGCAGGTAGAGACCCTGAGATTATGGGAAGAAGCTGTCAAAGCAAGGAAGAAAG aagcTGCTAACTTATGCCAGACCTCTACTTCAGCCACTACACCGGTGACTCTCTCTACTCCCTTCAATATCACCTCCTCAGTGGCATCCGGGACAATCACCAACCCAGTCACAGTGGCTGCTGCGATGAATATGAGAAGTCCCGTCAATGTCTCCAGCGCAGTTAACATCTCCAGTCCAATGAGCCTTGGCCATCCGGTCACTATCACCAGTCCGTTGTCTATGACCTCTCCATTAACGCTCACCACCCCTGTCAATTTACCAACTCCAGTAACCGCTCCAGTGAACATAGCACATCCAGTCACCATAACTTCTCCCATGAACCTCCCGACACCAATGACGTTAGCTGGCCCATTAAATATTGCAATGAGACCTGTGGAGAGCATGCCCTTCCTTCCCCAGGCCTTGCCAACCTCTCCCCCTTggtag